The nucleotide sequence TGGGCCTAATGTGAGAGAGCCAGGGCCTCCACCCAGAACAATCTGGTGACAAGCCTACTTTCTGCTACACCTGTGGCTTCACGTGACGAGAACCCTGCCTCACCATGTGTGGGGAAGGACACTCACCCAGCAAGTAGCTCTTTCCATCTGGGAATCTCTGGGGCAGGAAGTACGAGAGGAGGTTCTCAAAATAGCAGGGCAGCCTCACACTGGTCATGGGAACACTGATGTCTTGGAAATATTCCTCTACTTCCCCCTTGCCATCAAAGTGGCCTGCTGACAGCCTCCCATCAGTCAGCTTCCTTATGTTCTCCAGGCCACTGTAGAACACATAGTGGAGGCCCAGGCGCTTGGCCAGATCTGCCAGAAGCTTGCCCTGGTGGACAGGAGAGACCACAGGCTAAGAGGAAGGATGTGTGTCCCTGATCACAATGCCCACTGATGCTCTAATCCCATAGTTGCTACATCTGCAAGGCTAAGAGTCAGCCCACTGACTCCCAAGGAAGCCTCTTCTTCTCTAACAATGCTCACATATGGCACTGCACCCATGAACCCAGAACTGTAAGCCTTCTACCACCCAAGCTCTAGAGTCACCCTTCAGATCATTTGAGTTGTTCTCCACTATTGCCCACCATGTGCACTAAGAGGAAGTGAGCGTGTCTGCAGCCTGGGGAGGGCTGCATGGAGGACCAACTGACATCCGTGTCCCACTCCAGTGCCCTGATAACATCCTGTCCACAAAGTTCAGCCAACTTCCTTGGAGAGCCCCAAGGTCCACCATGAGAATGCTTGGTGGTAAAGCAACAGGCTGCTTAGGTTCCAATGTGGGCTGTGCAATGAATCCACTGGCGTGTGATCCTGAATGAATGATTTAATCAATCCAACCCAACTGGTTACCCACCAATAACAACGGCCCCTGCTGTCAAGTTTGTGTAGGGGAAAAAAGGGCAGCCTCCAGAAAGATCTGCCAGGCAGGTCTTCAGCCCTGGAAACCTGGGAATGTGACTTTATCTGGAGAAAGGGTCTTTTCAGATGTCATTAACATTCTTGAGGTTGAGATCATCCTCGATTAACCAATTGagccctaaatccaatgacagGTGACAGTGTAAGAGTCAGaaaaggctagcagagtggctcaagtggtggagcacttgcctagcaagcatgaagccttgagttcaaaccccagtgccaccaaaaagagagtCAGAAAAGAAGCTGGAagtggtggctcctgcctgtgatgctagctacttgggaggctgagatcaggaggatcatggtttgagaccagcccaaatagtttgagagacaccatatccaaaataaccagagcaaaatgaactggaggtgtggctcaagccacagagcacctgctttgtaagcgtgaagccctgagttaaaaccccagtaccaccaaaaaaaaaaaaaaaaaatctgcttcaaacagagatttAACATTCTGTGCTACAGTCTAGATGTGCTTTGTCCCCCAAGAGTTCATATGCTGGACGGTATGTCCTCCATCAAGGTTCTGGAAGCAGCACGAAGACAGTAAAGGCCTGCAGTGCCCCACCCCCCCTTTCTAACAAGGAAGAGCAGCTTCCCTGGATGAGCAGGGACCTGAGCACGACATCGCCCACACACTGTTGTAAACCCCCTACCCTCCCACCTGCCTTCACCTGCTTGACCTCCTGTTCCTGGCTGAGGTTCTCCCAGTAGTTGGTCATGACGAAAGTGGCATAAGCCCCGGTCAGGGCCAGTTCCATGCTGGCCTCATCGTTCTGGTCTCCCTGCACTACTTCTGCACCTTACAGCTTCAGCTCCTTCGCTGCCCTCTTCCCAGGGTCCCGGGTCACCACTCGAACTCTGAACATCTCATCTTCCAGAAGTGTGCGGGCCACCGAACCCCCTTGGGCACCTGTGAAGACTTGCGGGGTCACAACTGCCAGAGCCCTACTGAAGGCAGAGCCCACCTCTACCTTTTGAACCACAGCAAGAAATGctcacagctgggcactggtggccacACCTGCTACTCAggtggcaaagatcaggaggatcacgtttctcgaagccagcctggcagataattttgagaccctatctccagaaaaaaacatcaccaaaaagagctggtggagtggctcaagacataggccctgagttcaatccccagaactgaggggaaaaaaaagtcattcctCATGGCTCAGTTGACTAGCCTAGCATGTACCAAGCTGTCAGTTTGATCCcctccaccaaaacaaaagaaaaaaagaaatacatttattacatattacacacacacaaaaggaaaaaacaggagTGGCAAAATAATATACTGCCATTTGAAAAAATGCTACCTATTTACACATATCTTCCTGGGTACCCAGGAAAGTTGGTAACTGGTGGAAGAGGGGCCTGGGAAAACTTAATTTGGGCATTCTGTACAAGTTGTTGGTGGTGGTTgtctggggtctgaactcagggacttgcaccgGCAATGCAAGTGCTCAGCCACTTGAGTCACGTcttcaagccctttttgcttttaggttatttttttagacagggtttttgcccaagttggtctGGACAGCAATCCACCTACGGCCTCCCGCGTAGCTGAGACCAGTGGCTCGAGCCACCGCACTCCGTTTATTTGTTGAGCTGGGGTCTCGAAAACTTTTGCCATGTTTggccgcgatcctcctgatctccaccttcctagtagctggcattacagacatgagccacggCAGTCAGCCCCTAcaagtaattttttctttaattaaaaagcaATCTAGAGACTCTCCCTGCAGACCCAAGGTGGGCGGCCTCC is from Castor canadensis chromosome 17, mCasCan1.hap1v2, whole genome shotgun sequence and encodes:
- the Nmral1 gene encoding LOW QUALITY PROTEIN: nmrA-like family domain-containing protein 1 (The sequence of the model RefSeq protein was modified relative to this genomic sequence to represent the inferred CDS: inserted 2 bases in 2 codons; deleted 1 base in 1 codon; substituted 1 base at 1 genomic stop codon) — encoded protein: MADKKPVVVFGATGAQGGSVARTLLEDEMFRVRVVTRDPGKRAAKELKLXGAEVVQGDQNDEASMELALTGAYATFVMTNYWENLSQEQEVKQGKLLADLAKRLGLHYVFYSGLENIRKLTDGRLSAGHFDGKGEVEEYFQDISVPMTSVRLPCYFENLLSYFLPQRFPDGKSYLLDLPIGGTPMDGMAVSDLGPVVLXLLKMPDECVGQNIGLSXCRHTAEEYAALLTRHTGKAVCHAKTTPEDYEKLGFPGARVLANMFCFYALKPDRNIELTLRLNPMARTLDQWLEQHKGDFAQL